The Actinopolyspora erythraea genome has a segment encoding these proteins:
- a CDS encoding site-2 protease family protein gives MTGTIPLGRVAGIRLQLHWSVAGIIGLIIFMLGAYWLPTTLPGHATVFYWIASTAAALLLLVSVLLHELSHALVALRHGLGVDKITLWLLGGVARLRGEAATPRAELFIAGVGPLVSGVVAGVFVLATWVLATLQASQLAIIVAAYLGVLNLAVMVFNLLPAAPLDGGRILRAVIWSRTGQRFKAALWATRTGAGLGFLLIAGGFVSVVTRGIEGIWAMLVGLFVVQAAAAERQQARLGMALGDTRIDDLVTVGSTPLWSDLSVGQVLQSPFGNDGSVLAVVDRDGTLRGMLDPRRLRGTAGFERDRRTLRELADPLSEFTTAATRETVTSVLARYDDPRRSILVLDEGRAVGLVPPAEIQRVVSERMPGGAGPRTGYSPGGDGGSGDTEPSPPPDWWYPGQRRER, from the coding sequence ATGACGGGAACGATTCCGCTGGGCCGGGTGGCCGGTATACGCCTGCAGCTGCACTGGAGCGTGGCGGGCATCATCGGGCTGATCATCTTCATGCTGGGGGCCTACTGGCTGCCCACCACCCTGCCCGGGCACGCCACGGTCTTCTACTGGATCGCGAGCACCGCCGCCGCGCTGCTGCTGCTCGTCTCGGTGCTGCTGCACGAGCTGTCCCACGCGCTCGTGGCACTGCGACACGGTCTCGGCGTGGACAAGATCACGCTGTGGCTGCTCGGAGGGGTCGCCCGGCTGCGCGGCGAGGCCGCCACGCCCAGGGCCGAACTGTTCATCGCCGGGGTAGGCCCCCTGGTGAGCGGCGTGGTCGCCGGAGTGTTCGTCCTGGCGACGTGGGTGCTGGCCACGTTGCAGGCCAGCCAGCTGGCGATCATCGTGGCGGCCTACCTCGGCGTGCTGAACCTCGCGGTGATGGTGTTCAACCTGCTTCCGGCCGCGCCGCTGGACGGTGGGCGGATCCTGCGCGCGGTGATCTGGTCCCGCACCGGGCAGCGCTTCAAGGCGGCGCTGTGGGCGACGCGCACGGGTGCGGGGCTGGGCTTCCTGCTCATAGCCGGCGGGTTCGTCAGCGTGGTCACCCGTGGTATCGAAGGGATCTGGGCGATGCTGGTCGGCCTGTTCGTGGTGCAGGCCGCCGCTGCCGAACGCCAGCAGGCCCGGCTGGGCATGGCGCTCGGCGACACGCGGATAGACGACCTGGTGACGGTCGGTTCCACGCCCCTCTGGTCGGACCTCTCGGTGGGACAGGTACTGCAGTCCCCGTTCGGAAATGACGGTTCCGTGCTGGCCGTGGTGGATCGCGACGGCACCCTGCGGGGGATGCTGGACCCGCGACGCCTGCGCGGCACCGCGGGTTTCGAACGGGACCGGAGGACGCTGCGCGAACTGGCCGATCCCCTCTCGGAGTTCACCACCGCGGCGACGCGGGAGACCGTGACCAGCGTGCTCGCTCGGTACGACGATCCCCGGCGTTCGATCCTGGTGCTCGACGAGGGACGGGCGGTGGGGCTCGTCCCGCCGGCGGAGATCCAGCGAGTGGTTTCCGAACGGATGCCGGGTGGAGCGGGTCCCCGCACCGGCTACTCGCCGGGCGGGGACGGCGGTAGCGGGGATACCGAGCCGAGCCCACCGCCGGACTGGTGGTATCCGGGGCAGCGCCGGGAGCGGTGA
- a CDS encoding pyridoxal phosphate-dependent aminotransferase, producing the protein MRNPSDVFGPEHLPDRLVDAELVESYRASGGSPEELIYLSLGESWSGAPAGLRGALSEEVPDHAHGYTLSPHGLPELRRALRRHIVTTHDLVPEPDTRSNYEVAVSSNGTRDAMFDFGRLLSASGGHEADRVVLLPNPGWDYSGVFEPLGFRVLPYEVSEQDGYRPDVDSVARLLRESRNSRPHALLLLVLNPQHNPTGADWGTGPVRELIRAALRNRAALLVDDAFYAVHDPGADPTNTLGMLLAEASRSELGTRFPWLAVRTLGKQFHCNGWGLGALTAHPDTLRDLARQAHQHSYGAAVPLQAAMAGWLADSASAAYLESSRRDYADKRGHVARRLVRELGYPEHAGFPGRCTSYVRLRVPEWFSCFSEPASVYRKRCLHEAGVLLGEGSMVSEPALSAPASSHVRFFLGPRQRELDAALDRIVEARLGWWEDSSPRG; encoded by the coding sequence GTGCGCAACCCCTCGGACGTTTTCGGGCCCGAACACCTGCCCGACCGGCTCGTCGACGCCGAGCTCGTCGAGAGCTACCGGGCGAGTGGTGGGAGCCCGGAAGAGTTGATCTACCTCAGCCTCGGCGAGAGCTGGTCCGGCGCACCGGCGGGGCTTCGCGGTGCGCTGTCGGAAGAGGTACCCGATCACGCACACGGCTACACGCTCTCGCCGCACGGCCTGCCCGAACTCCGGCGAGCCCTGCGGCGGCACATCGTCACCACGCACGATCTCGTTCCCGAGCCCGACACCCGTTCGAACTACGAGGTCGCGGTGAGCTCGAACGGGACACGGGACGCGATGTTCGATTTCGGCAGGTTGTTGAGCGCCTCCGGTGGGCACGAGGCGGACAGGGTCGTGCTGCTGCCGAACCCCGGCTGGGACTACTCCGGGGTGTTCGAGCCCCTCGGCTTTCGCGTGCTGCCCTACGAGGTGTCCGAACAGGACGGCTATCGTCCCGACGTCGACTCGGTGGCCCGCCTACTGCGTGAAAGCAGGAACAGCCGGCCGCACGCGTTGTTGCTGCTGGTCCTCAACCCACAGCACAACCCCACGGGAGCGGACTGGGGGACCGGGCCCGTGCGGGAGTTGATCCGCGCCGCGCTGCGGAACCGCGCCGCGCTGCTCGTCGACGACGCCTTCTACGCCGTGCACGATCCCGGTGCGGATCCGACCAACACCCTCGGGATGTTGCTCGCGGAGGCGTCCCGCAGCGAGCTCGGCACGCGGTTTCCCTGGTTGGCCGTACGCACGCTGGGCAAGCAGTTCCACTGCAACGGTTGGGGGCTCGGGGCGCTGACCGCTCATCCTGACACCCTGCGTGACCTGGCGCGGCAGGCGCACCAGCATTCCTACGGTGCCGCCGTGCCGCTGCAGGCGGCCATGGCCGGTTGGTTGGCCGATTCCGCCTCGGCCGCTTATCTCGAAAGCTCCCGACGCGACTACGCGGACAAGCGCGGGCACGTCGCCCGGCGCTTGGTGCGTGAGCTCGGGTATCCGGAGCACGCCGGATTCCCGGGACGTTGTACTTCCTATGTTCGGCTCCGGGTTCCCGAGTGGTTTTCGTGCTTTTCCGAACCGGCGTCGGTTTACCGGAAGCGGTGCCTCCACGAGGCCGGGGTGCTGCTCGGTGAGGGCAGCATGGTTTCCGAGCCTGCCCTGTCCGCGCCCGCGTCGAGCCACGTGCGGTTCTTTCTGGGACCGCGACAGCGCGAGCTGGACGCGGCACTGGACAGGATCGTCGAGGCCCGTCTGGGGTGGTGGGAGGATTCTTCCCCGCGGGGATGA
- a CDS encoding arabinan endo-1,5-alpha-L-arabinosidase, which yields MFTYRIPLRIAGVLAALLTTLGIAAPGVSAADYPMPGTVTGDIAAHDPAMMRTDSGYRLFSTGGGIQMRHSSDRIDFTRTGSAFSSVPSWVYDYNSAGDIWAPDISHHGGRYLLYYAASSFGSNHSAIGLATSTTGEPGDWQDQGIVHSTTTSDNHNAIDPDLFVDSSGKWWLTFGSFWSGIRMIRLDPSTGKQHGSDRTLYHLASGPSSDEVEAPEIIERNGYFYLIVSFGQCCEGTDSTYRVMVGRSTSPTGPYVDRSGTPMLQGGGTRILGSHDNIIGPGGQSVMHDSDGSLLVYHYYDANDSGAHKLGVNLLAWDSQGWPYVV from the coding sequence ATGTTCACTTATCGAATTCCCCTTCGGATCGCGGGCGTGCTCGCCGCGTTGTTGACCACCCTCGGAATCGCCGCCCCCGGCGTGTCGGCGGCGGATTACCCGATGCCCGGCACCGTTACCGGCGACATCGCCGCACACGACCCGGCTATGATGCGAACCGACTCCGGTTACCGACTGTTCTCCACCGGCGGCGGAATACAGATGCGCCATTCCTCGGACCGAATCGATTTCACACGTACCGGTTCGGCGTTCTCCAGCGTTCCGTCCTGGGTTTACGACTACAATTCCGCGGGAGACATCTGGGCGCCGGACATCTCCCACCACGGCGGCAGGTACCTGCTCTACTACGCCGCCTCCTCGTTCGGGTCGAACCACTCGGCGATCGGGCTGGCCACCAGTACGACCGGTGAGCCCGGTGACTGGCAGGACCAGGGGATCGTCCACAGCACGACCACCAGTGACAACCACAACGCCATCGATCCGGACCTGTTCGTCGACAGCTCCGGAAAGTGGTGGCTCACCTTCGGATCCTTCTGGAGCGGTATCCGCATGATCAGGTTGGATCCCTCGACCGGGAAGCAGCACGGTAGCGACCGCACTCTCTACCACCTGGCGAGCGGCCCCTCCTCGGACGAGGTCGAGGCCCCGGAGATCATCGAGCGGAACGGCTACTTCTACCTGATCGTCTCCTTCGGGCAGTGCTGCGAGGGCACCGACAGCACCTACCGGGTCATGGTCGGACGTTCCACCTCTCCCACCGGGCCCTACGTGGACCGTTCCGGCACGCCGATGCTGCAGGGTGGCGGCACACGGATACTCGGAAGCCACGACAACATCATCGGCCCGGGTGGACAGAGCGTGATGCACGACTCCGACGGCAGCCTGCTCGTCTACCACTACTACGACGCCAACGACTCCGGCGCGCACAAGCTCGGCGTGAACCTGCTCGCCTGGGACTCCCAGGGATGGCCCTACGTCGTCTGA
- a CDS encoding TetR/AcrR family transcriptional regulator, translating into MSTGTATPEPRPGSARERLLDAASELFYRHGIRAVGIDTVIERAGVAKMSLYNHFRSKDELVVAYLERREQRWSEFFDAELRAVGGAPGDRVLAVFDILATWLERECPRGCAFVNAEAELADPRHPAQAVIEADKARLRGWLAELVAETGAAAPGALADQLFLLLEGALVTTGTGRVRDPVGIARQAAARLLA; encoded by the coding sequence ATGAGTACCGGTACGGCGACACCAGAACCACGGCCGGGTTCCGCGCGGGAGCGGTTGCTCGACGCCGCTTCCGAGCTGTTCTACCGGCACGGCATCCGCGCGGTCGGTATCGACACGGTCATCGAGCGGGCCGGGGTCGCCAAGATGAGCCTGTACAACCACTTCCGGTCCAAGGACGAGCTCGTGGTCGCCTATCTCGAACGCCGGGAACAGCGCTGGAGCGAGTTCTTCGACGCCGAACTGCGCGCGGTGGGGGGCGCGCCGGGAGACCGGGTCCTGGCGGTCTTCGACATCCTGGCGACCTGGCTCGAACGGGAGTGCCCCCGGGGGTGTGCGTTCGTCAACGCCGAGGCCGAGCTCGCCGACCCCCGGCATCCGGCACAGGCGGTGATCGAGGCGGACAAGGCGCGGCTGCGGGGTTGGTTGGCCGAACTGGTCGCCGAGACCGGCGCGGCGGCCCCGGGGGCGCTGGCCGACCAGCTCTTCCTGCTGCTGGAGGGAGCGCTCGTCACCACCGGAACCGGACGGGTGCGTGATCCGGTCGGGATCGCCAGACAGGCGGCCGCCCGGTTGCTGGCGTGA
- a CDS encoding adenosine deaminase, whose amino-acid sequence MTTGPTDEQIRQAPKVLLHDHLDGGLRPRTVAELAARDGYGQLPSTDPAELENWFAAAAEAGSLEEYLERFTHTVGVLQTPEALRRVAAECAEDLAADGVVYAEIRYAPELSTQGGMELDEVVEAILAGFGEGANRAAEQGRRIRVGLLLCAMRQASRSSEIARLAVRYRDQGVVGFDIAGPEAGHPPTQSLEAFEYLRRENFHFTIHAGEGFGLPSIWEAIQYCGAARLGHGVRILDDITFDESGTAHLGRLASFVRDRRIPLEMCPRSNVHTGTVNSLPEHPIALLRELHFRVTVNTDNRLMSQTSMSREFRELIDTFGYTLDDLQWFTVNAMKSAFLPFNQRLALINEVIKPGYAALRSESLFGKVDESVGPVTTTSGSGE is encoded by the coding sequence ATGACCACCGGCCCCACGGACGAACAGATCAGGCAAGCCCCGAAGGTGCTGCTGCATGATCACCTCGACGGCGGACTTCGCCCGCGAACCGTCGCCGAGCTCGCCGCGCGCGACGGTTACGGACAACTGCCGAGCACGGATCCGGCGGAACTGGAGAACTGGTTCGCGGCTGCCGCCGAAGCCGGCTCGCTGGAGGAGTATCTGGAGCGTTTCACCCACACGGTCGGGGTGCTGCAAACCCCCGAGGCGCTGCGACGCGTCGCCGCGGAGTGCGCCGAGGACCTGGCCGCCGACGGTGTGGTCTACGCCGAGATCCGGTACGCCCCCGAGCTGAGCACGCAGGGAGGCATGGAGCTGGACGAGGTGGTCGAGGCGATCCTGGCCGGTTTCGGCGAGGGGGCGAACCGCGCGGCGGAGCAGGGGCGGCGCATCCGGGTCGGACTGCTGCTGTGCGCGATGCGGCAGGCCTCGCGATCCTCCGAGATCGCCAGGCTGGCGGTACGCTACCGCGACCAGGGCGTGGTCGGGTTCGACATCGCGGGCCCCGAAGCCGGCCACCCGCCCACCCAGTCGTTGGAGGCGTTCGAGTACCTGCGGCGCGAGAACTTCCACTTCACCATCCACGCCGGTGAAGGGTTCGGCCTTCCCTCCATCTGGGAGGCCATCCAGTACTGCGGCGCGGCGCGGCTGGGCCACGGGGTTCGGATCCTCGACGACATCACGTTCGACGAGAGCGGCACCGCCCACCTGGGACGGCTCGCCTCCTTCGTCCGGGACCGGCGAATCCCGCTCGAGATGTGCCCCAGATCGAACGTGCACACCGGAACGGTGAACTCGCTGCCGGAACACCCCATCGCACTGCTGCGCGAGCTGCACTTCCGCGTGACGGTCAACACCGACAACAGGCTGATGAGCCAGACGAGCATGAGCAGGGAGTTCAGGGAACTCATCGACACCTTCGGATACACCCTGGACGACCTGCAGTGGTTCACCGTGAACGCGATGAAGTCGGCCTTCCTGCCGTTCAACCAGCGACTCGCGCTGATCAACGAGGTGATCAAGCCGGGCTACGCCGCGCTGCGCTCGGAGTCGCTGTTCGGCAAGGTCGACGAGTCGGTGGGGCCGGTGACGACGACTTCCGGGAGCGGCGAGTGA
- a CDS encoding VOC family protein, whose product MITTDFVAGQPCWLDLGAPDVGAAAEFYGTVFGWEYTPEGGEGEGHGVFRTAGRVVAALGPLTERGARSAWLIYFRTTDADEAARAVRRLGGTVRVEPFDADGRARLAQFADPAGTRFAVWQAGRLPGVELVGEPVSLNWIELCTSDVTAAKEFYGELFGWWTRDIPLPGGGGTYSLIAPGEGAEERTHGGMVWLPADSLGADRTPYWHPVFTVSDCDRTAELVAEGGGSVVMGPENAEGVGRLAVCLDQAGAEFVVLRPEG is encoded by the coding sequence ATGATCACGACCGATTTCGTGGCGGGACAACCGTGCTGGCTCGACCTGGGGGCGCCCGACGTCGGTGCCGCGGCGGAGTTCTACGGCACGGTGTTCGGCTGGGAGTACACGCCGGAGGGCGGCGAAGGCGAGGGTCACGGGGTCTTCCGGACAGCGGGACGCGTCGTCGCGGCCCTCGGTCCGCTGACCGAACGGGGTGCCCGGTCGGCGTGGCTGATCTACTTCAGAACCACCGACGCCGATGAGGCCGCCCGGGCCGTGCGCCGACTGGGCGGAACCGTGCGGGTGGAGCCGTTCGACGCCGACGGGCGGGCCAGACTGGCGCAGTTCGCCGACCCCGCCGGGACCCGGTTCGCCGTCTGGCAGGCGGGCCGGCTGCCCGGCGTGGAGCTGGTCGGCGAGCCGGTCTCGCTGAACTGGATCGAACTGTGCACCAGCGACGTGACGGCGGCCAAGGAGTTCTACGGTGAGCTGTTCGGTTGGTGGACGCGGGACATCCCGCTTCCCGGTGGGGGCGGTACGTATTCGCTGATCGCTCCCGGGGAAGGTGCGGAGGAACGAACGCACGGCGGCATGGTGTGGCTTCCCGCCGACTCCCTCGGCGCGGACCGCACGCCCTATTGGCACCCGGTTTTCACCGTCTCCGACTGTGACCGCACGGCGGAGCTGGTCGCCGAAGGTGGCGGCAGCGTTGTCATGGGCCCGGAGAACGCCGAAGGGGTGGGGCGGCTGGCCGTGTGTCTCGACCAGGCCGGTGCCGAGTTCGTGGTCCTGCGTCCGGAGGGTTGA
- a CDS encoding metal-sensitive transcriptional regulator has product MRGYTQDKEEYLKRLRRVEGQVRGLARMVENDEYCIDVLTQVSAVTRGLQAVSLGLLDEHLKHCVAEAVSEGGEDADAKIQEASEAIARLVRS; this is encoded by the coding sequence ATGCGTGGCTACACCCAGGACAAGGAGGAGTACCTCAAGCGGCTGCGGCGTGTCGAGGGCCAGGTTCGTGGCCTGGCGCGGATGGTCGAGAACGACGAGTACTGCATCGACGTACTCACGCAGGTATCGGCGGTGACGCGGGGGCTGCAGGCGGTTTCGCTGGGACTGCTGGACGAGCACCTCAAGCACTGCGTGGCCGAGGCTGTCTCGGAGGGCGGCGAGGACGCCGACGCCAAGATCCAGGAGGCCAGCGAGGCCATCGCCCGACTGGTGCGTTCCTGA
- a CDS encoding S8 family serine peptidase, with amino-acid sequence MSSSVSSSGNDLPDRSGGESSDRQGSPTGRYVLVLSDEAFARESDQVEALRSLSGAVNVASTSDYEWRALDVEQAEGADATVFADLGIGIFTADPERAASIMAAAADDPRVTAVEAERFMYALGGPEEVRSESPAVQTPSTDTGWATVRTAPVEFADTAEATWGLQATGVLDSERTGQGISVAVLDTGLDLRHPDFAGRELTARSFVSGEQAQDGNGHGTHCVGTSCGPSNPPEPPGSRRYGVAGQAEVLVGKVLGDGGSGTDTNILAAINWAISNDCRVISMSLGADIRRVSWRYETVGRRALNRGSLIVAAAGNNADRDAGNPGFVGVPANSPSIMAVGALDSRLGIANFSARSNPVDGGQVDIAAPGVEVYSTWPMDRRYRTISGTSMATPHVSGIAALLAQRTDARGEALWSELVRGAQRLELPAVDVGAGIAKAPS; translated from the coding sequence ATGTCCAGTTCCGTTTCTTCGTCCGGTAACGACCTTCCCGATCGTTCCGGCGGCGAATCTTCCGACCGGCAGGGCTCACCGACCGGACGTTACGTCCTGGTGCTCAGCGACGAGGCCTTCGCCAGGGAGAGCGACCAGGTCGAAGCGCTGCGCTCGTTGAGCGGCGCCGTCAACGTGGCCAGCACCTCCGACTACGAGTGGCGTGCCCTCGACGTGGAGCAGGCCGAGGGGGCCGACGCCACGGTGTTCGCCGATCTCGGCATCGGCATCTTCACCGCGGATCCGGAGCGAGCGGCGTCGATCATGGCAGCCGCCGCCGACGATCCCCGCGTGACGGCCGTCGAGGCCGAGCGGTTCATGTACGCCCTGGGCGGGCCGGAGGAGGTCCGGAGCGAGTCACCGGCGGTTCAGACGCCGAGCACCGACACCGGCTGGGCAACAGTTCGGACCGCGCCCGTCGAATTCGCCGACACCGCCGAGGCGACGTGGGGACTGCAGGCCACCGGGGTGCTCGACTCCGAGCGGACCGGCCAGGGCATCAGTGTGGCGGTGCTGGACACCGGCCTCGACCTCCGGCACCCGGACTTCGCCGGGCGCGAGCTCACGGCGCGTTCCTTCGTCTCCGGTGAGCAGGCCCAGGACGGAAACGGGCACGGCACCCACTGCGTGGGCACTTCCTGCGGTCCGTCGAACCCACCGGAGCCACCGGGCAGCCGACGCTACGGCGTGGCGGGACAGGCCGAGGTCCTGGTGGGCAAGGTGCTCGGCGACGGCGGATCCGGCACCGACACCAACATCCTCGCCGCGATCAACTGGGCGATCAGCAACGACTGCCGGGTGATCTCCATGTCACTGGGCGCCGACATCCGGAGGGTCTCCTGGCGCTACGAGACCGTGGGCAGGCGCGCGCTGAACCGTGGTTCGTTGATCGTGGCCGCCGCGGGCAACAACGCCGACCGCGATGCCGGAAACCCCGGATTCGTGGGGGTACCGGCCAACAGTCCCTCCATCATGGCGGTGGGCGCGCTGGACTCGCGGCTCGGCATCGCCAACTTCTCCGCGCGCAGCAACCCGGTCGACGGCGGGCAGGTGGACATCGCGGCACCGGGGGTGGAGGTGTACTCCACCTGGCCCATGGACCGGCGGTACCGCACCATCTCCGGTACGAGCATGGCCACCCCGCACGTCTCGGGCATCGCCGCGTTGCTGGCACAGCGCACCGACGCCCGAGGCGAGGCGTTGTGGTCGGAACTGGTGCGTGGCGCACAACGGCTCGAACTGCCCGCCGTCGACGTCGGCGCGGGCATCGCCAAGGCGCCGTCGTGA
- a CDS encoding BCCT family transporter — MFIISGIVAVAFVLWGVLAPANVSTVAGNVNSFITTNFGWLYILSATLFLIFVVVIMLSRFGNIRLGPPDSKPEYGRMAWFAMLFTAGMGIGLVYFAVSEPVAHYLNPPTGQGGTEQDVSEAMNLTFFHWGLHPWAIYIVLGLSLGYFAFRRGMPLRPAAAFYPLIGERIYGWIGHVIDILAVFGTLFGLATSLGIGGQQVGAGLETLFGVPNTATLQVILILSITAIAVVSVMLGIDRGIRNLSLINLWLAFSLMVFVFVVASSRDIVNALANNIGTYLQNLPLTSFETYPGNAEAREWQADWTLFYWGWWISWSPFVGMFLARISFGRTIRQFIGGALFAPVGASMVWLTVFGDAALQRLRANPNNPLADASSETAMFVLFNQLPVVEVVSILASVLAIIVVVLFFATSSDSGSLVVDILTNGGDPRPRWQQRLFWAVLEGVIAAVLLAAGAVSGADALSALQTASIVAGLPFCIVLLLMCVGLTKALNQERHLLPRPEEPSPLIGLRESAARARRTTSGGDSGGGTTRESGEGTSGSDTDRE, encoded by the coding sequence GTGTTCATCATCTCGGGGATCGTGGCCGTGGCCTTCGTGTTGTGGGGGGTTCTGGCCCCGGCGAACGTCAGCACCGTAGCCGGCAACGTGAACAGCTTCATCACCACGAACTTCGGCTGGCTCTACATCCTTTCGGCCACCCTGTTCCTCATCTTCGTCGTCGTGATCATGCTCAGCCGGTTCGGCAACATCCGGCTCGGACCGCCGGACTCCAAACCCGAGTACGGCCGGATGGCCTGGTTCGCCATGCTGTTCACTGCCGGCATGGGGATCGGGCTGGTCTACTTCGCGGTCAGTGAACCGGTTGCGCACTACCTCAATCCGCCCACCGGCCAGGGCGGCACCGAGCAAGACGTGTCCGAAGCGATGAACCTCACCTTCTTCCACTGGGGACTGCACCCCTGGGCGATCTACATCGTGCTGGGGTTGTCGCTGGGCTACTTCGCCTTCCGCCGGGGAATGCCGCTGCGTCCCGCCGCGGCGTTCTACCCGCTGATCGGGGAGCGCATCTACGGCTGGATCGGGCACGTGATCGACATCCTGGCCGTGTTCGGCACCCTGTTCGGGCTGGCCACCTCGCTCGGTATCGGAGGTCAGCAGGTGGGCGCCGGACTGGAGACCCTGTTCGGCGTCCCGAACACCGCCACGCTGCAGGTGATCCTGATCCTGTCCATCACCGCCATCGCGGTCGTGTCGGTGATGCTCGGCATCGACAGGGGCATCCGCAACCTGTCGCTGATCAACCTGTGGCTGGCCTTCTCCCTGATGGTGTTCGTGTTCGTGGTGGCCTCCTCACGCGACATCGTCAACGCGCTGGCGAACAACATCGGAACCTATCTGCAGAACCTGCCGCTGACGAGCTTCGAGACCTACCCGGGCAACGCCGAGGCGAGGGAGTGGCAGGCCGATTGGACACTGTTCTACTGGGGCTGGTGGATCTCCTGGTCCCCCTTCGTCGGGATGTTCCTGGCCAGGATCTCGTTCGGACGCACGATCCGGCAGTTCATCGGAGGCGCGCTGTTCGCCCCCGTGGGGGCCTCGATGGTGTGGCTGACGGTGTTCGGCGACGCCGCGCTGCAGCGACTGCGCGCCAACCCGAACAACCCCCTCGCCGACGCCAGCTCGGAAACGGCGATGTTCGTGCTGTTCAACCAGCTGCCGGTGGTGGAGGTGGTCAGCATCCTCGCCTCGGTGCTGGCGATCATCGTGGTGGTGCTGTTCTTCGCCACCTCCTCGGACTCCGGCTCGCTGGTGGTCGACATCCTCACCAACGGCGGCGATCCGCGCCCGAGATGGCAGCAGCGACTGTTCTGGGCCGTGCTGGAGGGTGTGATCGCCGCGGTGCTGCTGGCGGCAGGGGCTGTCAGCGGCGCGGACGCGTTGAGCGCGCTGCAGACCGCCTCGATCGTGGCCGGGCTGCCGTTCTGCATCGTGCTGCTGCTGATGTGCGTGGGACTGACCAAGGCGCTCAACCAGGAGCGTCACTTACTGCCCCGACCCGAGGAGCCCAGCCCTTTGATCGGCCTGCGAGAGAGCGCGGCCAGGGCCCGCCGGACCACTTCGGGCGGTGACTCGGGCGGTGGAACCACCCGGGAGTCCGGTGAGGGGACGAGCGGTTCCGATACCGACAGGGAGTGA
- a CDS encoding GntR family transcriptional regulator, producing MPGSRGSQRRPSVELYERIVDAIRAGHYPPGSALPSEPELAGELGVSRPALREALILLQEDGVITVRRGVGRTVSTGTPHRGFERLNSVEKLLGGETAAVRVLARSTEEPTDLVLQHLPVPAASEIRFWESIVDVDGSPACLVQEWILPDDSLAELASELPEALRVASEQPRTMLDVLTSRFPQLSLRGSSAITASVLGGQRGAAFRRPSDTPVVLITQVVRSDSTPLLIGKYMLPSGAPAVPLLQTR from the coding sequence GTGCCGGGCAGTCGTGGATCACAGCGCAGACCGTCCGTGGAGCTCTACGAGCGGATCGTGGACGCCATTCGCGCGGGGCACTATCCGCCCGGCTCGGCGCTGCCGTCCGAACCCGAGCTGGCTGGTGAACTGGGGGTGAGCCGTCCGGCGCTGCGTGAGGCGTTGATCCTGCTGCAGGAGGACGGCGTGATCACGGTTCGTCGAGGAGTGGGACGCACGGTCAGCACCGGAACCCCGCACCGGGGATTCGAGCGCCTGAACTCCGTCGAGAAGCTTCTGGGGGGTGAAACCGCCGCGGTACGGGTGCTGGCCCGTTCCACCGAGGAACCCACCGACCTGGTGCTGCAGCATTTACCGGTCCCCGCCGCCAGCGAGATCCGGTTCTGGGAGAGCATCGTCGACGTCGACGGTTCACCGGCCTGCCTGGTGCAGGAATGGATCCTGCCGGACGACTCGCTGGCCGAACTCGCCTCCGAGCTCCCGGAGGCGCTGCGCGTCGCCTCGGAACAGCCCAGGACCATGCTGGACGTGTTGACCTCGCGTTTCCCCCAGCTGTCGTTGCGCGGTTCGAGCGCGATCACCGCGAGCGTGCTCGGCGGGCAGCGCGGCGCGGCGTTCCGGCGTCCCTCCGACACACCCGTGGTGCTGATCACCCAGGTGGTCCGCAGCGACAGCACCCCGCTGTTGATCGGCAAGTACATGTTGCCCAGCGGGGCGCCCGCCGTGCCGCTGTTGCAGACCCGATAG